In one Oceanotoga teriensis genomic region, the following are encoded:
- a CDS encoding DUF1538 domain-containing protein, whose translation MKVLDFLKDFFVSFKELLPLLIFLLIFQIFVFKKPVENLKDFFGGLIFTTLGLMLFMKGISTLFLPLSKSFGENIIFLDNKILIIFFTSLLAYFSTLIEPGLKVVAAEVEEASIGAINAKVLIQFVAFGVALGMAFGIIKILFSLNIRFFILPILLIISILILFTKKEFIGIAFDAASSTTGPVNIPVNMAIGLGISKMVQSADPLMDGFGIVGLMTLGPVISVLILGLFYL comes from the coding sequence TTGAAGGTTTTAGATTTTTTAAAGGATTTTTTTGTTTCATTTAAAGAGCTACTTCCGCTTCTAATATTTCTTTTAATTTTTCAAATTTTTGTGTTCAAAAAACCTGTTGAAAATTTGAAAGATTTTTTTGGCGGGCTAATATTTACAACTCTTGGTTTAATGCTTTTTATGAAAGGCATATCTACTCTTTTTCTTCCATTGTCAAAAAGTTTTGGAGAAAATATTATTTTTTTAGACAATAAAATATTGATAATCTTTTTTACATCATTACTAGCTTATTTTTCAACCTTGATAGAGCCTGGTTTAAAAGTAGTGGCAGCTGAAGTAGAAGAAGCTTCTATAGGGGCAATAAATGCAAAAGTTTTAATTCAGTTTGTAGCTTTTGGTGTTGCATTGGGTATGGCTTTTGGAATAATTAAAATACTCTTTTCTTTAAATATAAGATTTTTTATACTGCCCATACTTCTCATCATTTCTATATTAATATTATTTACAAAAAAAGAATTCATAGGTATTGCATTTGATGCTGCAAGTTCTACTACAGGACCTGTAAATATACCTGTAAATATGGCAATAGGATTGGGAATTTCTAAAATGGTTCAATCCGCTGATCCATTAATGGATGGATTTGGAATAGTAGGCTTGATGACACTGGGCCCTGTCATTTCAGTACTTATACTTGGATTATTCTATTTATAG
- a CDS encoding P-II family nitrogen regulator translates to MNEKIAILLIVERGKADKIVESANKNGAKGATILYGRGTGKNDNKKLFNIKVESSKEIILMIVDKDDYSKMYKILLKSGEIEKPGKGIIFSIPVFDFMGLEFRND, encoded by the coding sequence ATGAATGAAAAAATAGCAATTCTTTTGATAGTCGAAAGGGGAAAAGCAGATAAAATAGTAGAAAGTGCCAATAAAAATGGTGCAAAAGGTGCTACCATACTATATGGTCGCGGAACTGGAAAAAATGATAATAAAAAATTATTCAATATAAAAGTAGAATCTTCAAAAGAAATTATTTTGATGATTGTAGATAAAGATGATTATTCAAAAATGTATAAAATACTCTTAAAATCAGGAGAAATAGAAAAACCAGGAAAAGGAATAATTTTTTCAATACCTGTATTCGATTTTATGGGTTTAGAGTTTAGAAATGATTAA
- a CDS encoding GNAT family N-acetyltransferase: MLIEKAELKDLESIMKIEYESFDTDIAENEKIFKKRIKNFSDGFYIIKIKNEVIGYICSELWEYEENLNIEKFELNHSMDKFHKMNGTELYISSFGLLKNYRKKGFGKVLFDVLMNRITQKYDIKSVVLIVSEKWEAAKKIYIDHGFENIKVLNDFFNDEEDGIIMRKKLNIV, from the coding sequence TTGCTTATAGAAAAGGCTGAATTAAAGGATTTAGAAAGTATAATGAAAATAGAATATGAGTCCTTTGATACAGATATTGCTGAAAATGAAAAAATTTTTAAAAAAAGGATAAAAAATTTTTCTGATGGTTTTTATATAATAAAAATAAAAAATGAAGTAATAGGGTATATTTGTTCTGAACTATGGGAATATGAAGAAAATTTAAACATTGAAAAATTTGAATTGAACCATTCTATGGATAAATTTCATAAGATGAATGGAACAGAACTTTATATATCATCATTTGGACTTTTGAAAAATTATAGAAAAAAAGGCTTTGGAAAAGTTCTTTTCGATGTTTTGATGAACAGAATAACCCAAAAATATGATATTAAAAGTGTTGTTTTGATAGTATCGGAGAAATGGGAAGCAGCAAAAAAAATATATATTGATCATGGTTTTGAAAATATAAAAGTTTTGAATGATTTCTTCAATGATGAAGAAGATGGAATAATAATGAGAAAAAAATTAAATATTGTTTAG